AAATTTTACACGGAATCAGCAGCTTGTCCTGGATAACAAGGCAATTTTCATGCCCAACGGGACGTGGGTGACCGGAGAGATGCGGGATGCTCCCAGAGCAGAGGGGTTTGAGTGGGGTTTGACCGGCTTGCCAGCTCTCGAGACCGGGGGCGATTCTTATTCCTATACCTGGTTCGAGCAGGCCTGGATTCCTGCGGGCGCCCGGAACAAGGATGCAGCAAAAACCTTTCTGGCCTATCTCTACTCCGACGAGGCGGCAGCCATTTTCGCCCGGAGCAGTGCCTATCAGCCGATTGTCGGTCTGGGCGATATGCTGGAAGGTGAAAACAGCCTCTTCTACAGCATCTATGACGGCGGCACAAAGGCTGCTCTGGGTGCCTTTGCCACAACCGTCCCGGTCGAAGGGGTCACCGTCTATGACACCTTTTTTGCTCCTGTAGATTCACTCGTTAACGGAAGCAGGACAAGGGAGATGTGGGTTAACCAGATAAAGCGAAATAGTGATCTCTTAAGGGCTGCGTTAAAGTAGGTCCCTGCAAACTTTGCGGCGGGCATTGTTTTGCTCGCCGCTCTCCGGAGGATAAGGGGTGAAAAAAAATTCGAAGGGCGCATTTATCTTTATGTGCCTGGCTCCTTCTGTGGTGTTATTTACATTGTTCATGGTAGTTCCCACGATAAATGTATTCAGGATGTCCTTCTATCGGTGGGGTGGATATTCTGCGAGCAGAACCTTTGTTGGTCTGGACAATTTCAGGATACTTTTTTCCGGTGATATGAGGTTTCTCCAGTCTTTTCAGAACACGGTTCTGCTCATATCAGTGGTAAGTATTGTAACTTTCGGGATTTCTCTTGTATTCGCCAGTATTCTCTCACGAGAAGACGTGAAGGGTAAAAATTTTTTCCGCGTTGTTTTTTATATTCCGAACATTCTTTCCGTTGTCATAATAAGTGCAATATTTAGCGCTATCTATGAAGCAAACAACGGGATGCTAAACAGTATAATTTCTTTTTTTGACCGAACCAGAGAGCCTGTCTACTGGCTGGGTGATAACGACATCGTGATCTTTAGTATAGCCGGAGCAATGGTTTGGCAGGCGATTGGCTACTACATGGTGATGTATATGGCGAGCATGGCCTCGGTTCCGGAAAGTCTTTATGAATCGGCAAATCTGGAAGGCGCAGGAAAAATCCATCAATTCTTCAGGATCACTGTTCCACTCATATGGTCGAATATAAGGACGACGATGACGTTTTTCATAATCAGTAGCATAAATCTGAGTTTCCTCTTTGTTACTGCCATGACGAATGGCGGGCCCGATGGAGCATCGGAAGTTTTCTTGAGCTACATGTATCGGCAGGCCTATACGAACTCGAGTTATGGCTACGGTATGGCCATAGGAGTCGTGGTATTTACTTTCTCTTTTGCCTTGAGCGGAATTGTCAATCTTGTGACGTATCGCGATCCAATAGAAATATAGTTTGGTTGACACTATGAAATTATTTGAACACACATTTGGAAAAATTTACAGAATATTCATTTACGTTGCCCTGATTAGCCTGGCAGTTAGTGTGATTATTCCTGTCGCATGGGTCTTCATGGCTTCTATCAAGAAGAACAGTGAATTTTACGGAAATCCCTGGTTACTCCCGGAGGGGTTTCACTACCAGAATTTCGTCGAGGCCTGGAGCAATGCCCGGATGGGCGAATATATGATGAGCAGCGTTATTGTTACTCTGCTGGCAATATGTATTCTCCTGGTGGTTGCGCTCCCTGCAGCTTACTGTCTCAGCAGATTCCGTTTTCGCATGAGAAGATTCCTTCGTGTGCTTTTCATGGGAGGGCTCTTTATAAACGTGAATTACATCGTTGTTCCGATATTTCTTATGTTTGTCGGTTTTGACGGATATCTCCGTGATTACGGCATGGATGGTTTTTTCCTGAACAACATCTTCGTCCTGGCTCTGGTGTATGCCTCCACAGCTTTGCCATTCACAATATATCTCCTCAGTGGCTATTTTGTTACGCTTTCCTCCTCCTACGAGGAGGCCGCATATATCGACGGGGCAGGGTATTTCCGGACCATGATGCATGTAATGTTTCCCATGGCCATGCCCAGTATTATCACGGTTATCTTGTTTAACTCTCTTGCCTTCTGGAATGAATACATCATAGCCATCACACTTCTTACACGGCCGGGGGGGACCAGAACTCTTCCGGTTGGCCTGATGAATTTGATGAAAGCGCAAAATGCAGCAGCCCAATATGGTCAGCTGTATGCAGGGCTTGTGCTGGTTATGGTCCCGACCCTGGTTCTCTACATCTGTGTCCAGAAAAAACTGACCGAAGGAATGAATCTTGGGGGGCTAAAGGGATAATTGTCATGGAAAAATTAACACACCTCTTTTTCACTGCGGGGAAAACAGTGCTGGCGGGCGTTTTCCTCTGGATGGTTATCGACGGTCAGAAAACAACGGGCTGGGCAAACGCCGGCCGCATGATGGCAGGTCTCGCGGGACTGCTTCTGCTTCTTTATCTGTACAACAGAAAAGACAAGTAATTTTATTTTGGGGGAGAAATGAAGAGCGACACTACGATGGGG
Above is a window of Alkalispirochaeta americana DNA encoding:
- a CDS encoding carbohydrate ABC transporter permease; this translates as MKKNSKGAFIFMCLAPSVVLFTLFMVVPTINVFRMSFYRWGGYSASRTFVGLDNFRILFSGDMRFLQSFQNTVLLISVVSIVTFGISLVFASILSREDVKGKNFFRVVFYIPNILSVVIISAIFSAIYEANNGMLNSIISFFDRTREPVYWLGDNDIVIFSIAGAMVWQAIGYYMVMYMASMASVPESLYESANLEGAGKIHQFFRITVPLIWSNIRTTMTFFIISSINLSFLFVTAMTNGGPDGASEVFLSYMYRQAYTNSSYGYGMAIGVVVFTFSFALSGIVNLVTYRDPIEI
- a CDS encoding carbohydrate ABC transporter permease — protein: MKLFEHTFGKIYRIFIYVALISLAVSVIIPVAWVFMASIKKNSEFYGNPWLLPEGFHYQNFVEAWSNARMGEYMMSSVIVTLLAICILLVVALPAAYCLSRFRFRMRRFLRVLFMGGLFINVNYIVVPIFLMFVGFDGYLRDYGMDGFFLNNIFVLALVYASTALPFTIYLLSGYFVTLSSSYEEAAYIDGAGYFRTMMHVMFPMAMPSIITVILFNSLAFWNEYIIAITLLTRPGGTRTLPVGLMNLMKAQNAAAQYGQLYAGLVLVMVPTLVLYICVQKKLTEGMNLGGLKG
- a CDS encoding DUF6903 family protein; amino-acid sequence: MEKLTHLFFTAGKTVLAGVFLWMVIDGQKTTGWANAGRMMAGLAGLLLLLYLYNRKDK